The following are from one region of the Strix uralensis isolate ZFMK-TIS-50842 chromosome 4, bStrUra1, whole genome shotgun sequence genome:
- the CRACD gene encoding capping protein-inhibiting regulator of actin dynamics isoform X1 — MGSRAFSHDSIFIPDGRTESEQAIQAMSQENVLGKVKTLQQQLAKNIKFGQPPQMTISVRTMGEANASIEEDVLLSSPMETETQQDTVISDSGNKSTDTPDLLRTMNLPGTGHEVEEKVAPVKSSRPKRQFSCSGTIETINLDAVPQAVARLDNSAAKHKLSVKPKKQRMSRKHKRLTKGSQSLTITEFEPEDLETQWYGDRYPDYNGHIIADKLIQNTNEQKQLQLAEEKRIEDHWGILEAERIRQIVEMEEQREMEEQRCQELKQMQKEQERKHCEEERRQYLLEEKTSLKIEEQACHKEERRLLEAEKRQELEEQRCQELEKQRQKELEEQQGQELEEQKSQEQEEQERRELEEQKCQEREEQERQELEEQKHEEQEEQQRRELEEQQRQEQEEQQRQELEEQKRQEQEEQERQELEEQKRQEQEEQQRRELEEQKRQEQEEQQRRELEEQKLQEQEEQQRRELEEQKCREGEEQQRQELEEQKRWEQEEQRRQELEEQKHQEWEEQRRKELEEKQRQELEEQKRLELEELRQHEIEKRCQEEEERNWLEEQKELKEQNKEEKQRRELEEKELQEAEIKLKQEKEAESLKQQKKQEEQRQHLKEKGEKIEKEQPQQVIDKKKKWEEHRKHKLTKQMHMESAESVQQDELKQPKEQNEQEWNKLEEHKVDIKGQHLQQNQEKSLEQQQDKDRLCSGGSDSHPVEEKLQEGSRSQKVKHPEKGNKTAEVLAQKLKREVEAQEQKRIGEELRWQEVDERQTASRPFTFQVSSGDKQIIFQKVNLSPVMPVKGAGISSPSVKDSRMHTATKGSHTLPSSVCVPHTAILVTGAQLCGTAVNLNQIKDTACKSLLGLTEERKNVDIPSPEKARKKPQDPKSSSSKMKYAQETLNNQAVLAEWASIRSRILKNAENSKYNERDRVSVCRHSDDWTPRGRGAPHGNLRKTLSANAKFSITPAWQKFSEASKTNSDAENINAVKGNETAAVGRITSSSADSKEDVASTSKDNLAEKAKEKMETHNEKTDNTEGCKFAKDLPSFLVPSFPHSLGKELPQPELPSALENQQNNSTKKADKPAPNGEENVSPFGIKLRRTNYSLRFHYDQQAEQRKKKRYSAGDSFDGVPDPLVTTEGEKESPVFAPQESTSPGMGRVNVPGNLKDSKDSSITVVEISQPASTPVVLPATGHSALPHHEKPACKSLVPQKPALAPKPTSQTPPSSPLSKINRSNLADMLAQRLVKAESEGGWRKEDRANAVHPAPSSEYKTEEEEIREKKSFFPSISIPWREKNDKKPEPLKKEKPVLQSRHSLDGSKLMEKVETSQPLWITLALQKQKGFREQQATREERRQAREAKQAEKLAKENAALSNQSDNKSSSSKTSTLQKSTTQEGEKKIETAVSRLERREQLKKSNTLPTSVTVEISDSVPSTPVAKEVAKRFSTPDANPVSTEPAWLALAKRKAKAWSDCPQIIK, encoded by the exons ATGGGCAGTCGAGCTTTTTCCCATGACAGTATTTTTATACCTGATGGGAGAACAGAGAGTGAACAGGCCATCCAAGCAATGTCACAGGAGAACGTTTTAGGAAAAGTTAAAACTCTTCAG caACAGTTGGCCAAGAATATAAAATTTGGGCAGCCTCCACAAATGACAATTTCTGTGAGGACAATGGGGGAGGCAAACGCTAGTATAGAAGAGGATGTATTGCTCAGTAGCCCCATGGAAACTGAGACTCAGCAAGACACAGTGATCTCAGACAGTGGTAATAAA TCCACTGACACTCCAGATTTGTTGAGAACAATGAATTTGCCTGGAACAGGAcatgaagtggaagaaaag GTCGCTCCAGTCAAATCATCTCGGCCAAAAAGACAATTTTCCTGTTCTGGCACAATTGAAACAATCAATTTGGATGCAGTTCCCCAGGCTGTTGCTCGTCTAGACAACAGTGCAGCTAAACACAAGCTGTCAGTGAAGCCAAAGAAGCAGAGGATGTCAAGAAAGCACAAGAGATTAACAAAG GGATCACAAAGTTTAACAATAACAGAATTTGAGCCAGAGGACCTAGAAACTCAGTGGTATGGAGACAGATACCCAGATTATAATGGACACATCATAGCAGACAAACTAATCCAGAACACAAATGAGCAGAAGCAGCTTCAGCTggcagaggaaaaaagaattgaAGATCACTGGGGGATCTTAGAGGCTGAAAGGATAAGGCAGATTGTAGAAAtggaagaacaaagagaaatggaagaacaAAGGTGCCAAGAACTTAAGCAGATGCAGAaagaacaggagagaaagcaTTGTGAAGAAGAGAGGAGGCAGTATCTTCTTGAAGAAAAGACATCTTTGAAAATAGAAGAGCAAGCATGCCATAAAGAGGAGAGAAGACtgctggaggctgaaaagaggcaagagctggaggagcagaggtgcCAGGAACTAgagaagcagaggcagaaggagtTGGAGGAGCAACAGGGACAAGAGCTAGAGGAGCAGAAGAGCCAAGAACAAGAGGAGCAAGAGAGACgagagctggaggagcagaagtgCCAGGAACGGGAGGAGCAAGAGAGAcaagagctggaggagcagaagcaCGAGGAACAGGAGGAACAACAGAGACGAGAGTTGGAGGAGCAGCAGCGCCAGGAacaggaggagcagcagagacaagagctggaggagcagaagcgCCAGGAACAGGAGGAGCAAGAGAGAcaagagctggaggagcagaagcgCCAGGAACAGGAGGAACAACAGAGACgagagctggaggagcagaagcgCCAGGAACAGGAGGAACAACAGAGACGAGAGTTGGAGGAGCAGAAGCTCCAGGAACAGGAGGAACAACAGAGACGAGAGTTGGAGGAGCAGAAGTGCCGGGAAGGGGAGGAGCAACAGAGACAAGAGCTTGAGGAGCAGAAGCGCTGGGAACAGGAAGAGCAGAGACGTCAGGAGTTGGAGGAGCAGAAGCATCAGGAATGGGAAGAGCAGAGGCgcaaggagctggaggagaaacagagacaagagctggaagagcagaagaGGCTAGAGCTGGAAGAATTAAGGCAACATGAGATTGAAAAACGTTgtcaagaggaagaagaaagaaattggcTGGAGGAACAAAAAGAACTCAAGgaacaaaataaggaagaaaaacagagacgAGAACTAGAAGAGAAAGAGCTTCAAGAAGCTGAAATTAAACTGAAACAGGAGAAGGAAGCTGAGAGCCTcaaacaacagaagaaacaggaggaacaaAGGCAGCAtttgaaggagaaaggagaaaagatagAGAAGGAACAACCCCAGCAAGTAAtagataagaaaaagaaatgggaagagcACAGAAAACACAAGCTCACAAAACAAATGCACATGGAAAGTGCAGAGAGTGTGCAACAAGATGAACTGAAGCAGCCAAAGGAACAAAATGAACAAGAATGGAACAAGTTAGAAGAGCACAAGGTAGACATAAAAGGACAACATCttcagcaaaaccaagaaaaatccTTGGAACAGCAACAGGACAAGGATCGGTTGTGTTCTGGAGGGTCTGATAGCCATCCAGTAGAGGAGAAGCTCCAAGAAGGATCAAGATCTCAGAAAGTCAAACATCCagaaaaagggaataaaacaGCAGAAGTCCTAGCCCAGAAACTGAAGAGAGAAGTTGAGGCTCAGGAACAAAAACGAATAGGGGAAGAACTTCGGTGGCAAGAGGTAGATGAAAGACAAACTGCATCCAGACCCTTCACGTTTCAAGTGTCTTCTGGAGATAAACAGATCATATTTCAGAAAGTAAATCTGAGTCCAGTCATGCCTGTCAAAGGAGCAGGAATCTCTTCTCCATCTGTCAAAGACAGCAGGATGCATACTGCCACCAAGGGCTCTCATACACTCCCGTCATCTGTGTGTGTACCCCATACAGCTATTTTGGTTACTGGAGCACAGCTGTGTGGCACAGCAGTTAACTTGAACCAGATAAAGGACACAGCTTGTAAATCATTACTTGGCttaacagaagagagaaaaaatgtggatATTCCTTCACCAGAGAAGGCTCGGAAGAAACCCCAGGATCCCAAATCCAGCAGCAGTAAAATGAAATATGCACAAGAGACATTGAACAACCAGGCTGTACTAGCTGAGTGGGCCTCTATCCGCTCCAGAATCCTAAAGAacgcagaaaacagtaaatacaACGAGAGAGACCGAGTAAGTGTCTGCAGACACAGTGATGACTGGACACCCCGAGGACGGGGTGCTCCTCATGGCAACTTGAGGAAGACCCTCTCTGCAAATGCAAAGTTCTCAATAACACCAGCATGGCAGAAATTTTCAGAAGCTTCAAAAACCAATTCAGATGCTGAGAACATAAATGCGGTGAAAGGCAATGAAACAGCGGCTGTGGGAAGAATCACCAGCTCATCCGCTGATTCGAAGGAGGATGTGGCTTCCACTTCTAAGGATAATTTAGCTGAAAAGGCTAAGGAGAAAATGGAAACCCATAATGAAAAAACAGACAACACAGAAGGCTGTAAATTTGCAAAAGATCTTCCGTCTTTCCTTGTTCCAAGTTTTCCTCATTCTCTGGGTAAAGAGTTACCCCAGCCAGAATTGCCCAGTGCTCTGGAAAATCAGCAGAATAACAGCACAAAAAAAGCAGATAAACCAGCAccaaatggagaagaaaatgtttctccttttgGGATAAAGTTACGAAGGACAAACTACTCTTTACGTTTCCATTACGATCAACAGgcagagcaaaggaaaaagaaaagatacagtGCAGGAGATAGTTTTGATGGTGTGCCTGACCCACTAGTTACgacagaaggggagaaagaatCTCCTGTTTTTGCTCCACAAGAGAGTACATCCCCTGGTATGGGGAGAGTGAATGTCCCTGGTAATTTAAAAGACTCAAAAGACTCTTCAATTACTGTGGTGGAGATCTCACAACCAGCGAGCACACCAGTGGTTCTACCAGCCACTGGCCACAGTGCTTTACCCCATCATGAGAAACCAGCATGCAAGTCATTGGTCCCACAGAAACCTGCTTTAGCTCCAAAGCCCACCAGCCAGACGCCACCATCgtctcctctctctaaaattaaCAGATCAAACCTAGCTGATATGCTGGCGCAAAGGTTGGTTAAAGCCGAATCAGAGGGTGGCTGGAGAAAAGAGGACAGAGCGAATGCGGTGCACCCCGCACCATCCAGTGAGTACAAAACGGAAGAGgaagaaatcagagaaaagaaGTCCTTTTTCCCATCTATAAGTATtccatggagagaaaaaaatgacaaaaagcctGAGCCACTGAAGAAAG aaaagcccGTCCTCCAGAGCAGGCACTCTTTAGATGGCTCTAAATTGATGGAAAAAGTTGAAACTTCACAACCACTTTGGATTACATTAGCGCTGCAAAAGCAAAAGGGATTTCGTGAGCAGCAAGCTacaagggaagagaggagacaAGCCAGAGAGGCGAAGCAAGCAGAGAAGCTGgctaaagaaaat GCTGCTCTAAGTAATCAGTCAGataataaaagcagcagcagcaaaacaagcaCACTGCAGAAATCTACAActcaagaaggggaaaagaaaattgaGACTGCTGTGTCAAGACTAGAAAGAAGGGAGCAGCTAAAAAAGTCCAACACCCTTCCAACTTCTGTGACAG TGGAAATTTCAGATTCTGTTCCATCAACCCCAGTGGCAAAGGAGGTGGCCAAGAGATTCTCTACGCCTGATGCTAACCCTGTGTCAACAGAACCAGCCTGGCTTGCGTTAGCCAAGAGGAAAGCAAAAGCCTGGAGTGACTGTCCACAGATCATAAAGTAA
- the CRACD gene encoding capping protein-inhibiting regulator of actin dynamics isoform X3: MGSRAFSHDSIFIPDGRTESEQAIQAMSQENVLGKVKTLQSTDTPDLLRTMNLPGTGHEVEEKVAPVKSSRPKRQFSCSGTIETINLDAVPQAVARLDNSAAKHKLSVKPKKQRMSRKHKRLTKGSQSLTITEFEPEDLETQWYGDRYPDYNGHIIADKLIQNTNEQKQLQLAEEKRIEDHWGILEAERIRQIVEMEEQREMEEQRCQELKQMQKEQERKHCEEERRQYLLEEKTSLKIEEQACHKEERRLLEAEKRQELEEQRCQELEKQRQKELEEQQGQELEEQKSQEQEEQERRELEEQKCQEREEQERQELEEQKHEEQEEQQRRELEEQQRQEQEEQQRQELEEQKRQEQEEQERQELEEQKRQEQEEQQRRELEEQKRQEQEEQQRRELEEQKLQEQEEQQRRELEEQKCREGEEQQRQELEEQKRWEQEEQRRQELEEQKHQEWEEQRRKELEEKQRQELEEQKRLELEELRQHEIEKRCQEEEERNWLEEQKELKEQNKEEKQRRELEEKELQEAEIKLKQEKEAESLKQQKKQEEQRQHLKEKGEKIEKEQPQQVIDKKKKWEEHRKHKLTKQMHMESAESVQQDELKQPKEQNEQEWNKLEEHKVDIKGQHLQQNQEKSLEQQQDKDRLCSGGSDSHPVEEKLQEGSRSQKVKHPEKGNKTAEVLAQKLKREVEAQEQKRIGEELRWQEVDERQTASRPFTFQVSSGDKQIIFQKVNLSPVMPVKGAGISSPSVKDSRMHTATKGSHTLPSSVCVPHTAILVTGAQLCGTAVNLNQIKDTACKSLLGLTEERKNVDIPSPEKARKKPQDPKSSSSKMKYAQETLNNQAVLAEWASIRSRILKNAENSKYNERDRVSVCRHSDDWTPRGRGAPHGNLRKTLSANAKFSITPAWQKFSEASKTNSDAENINAVKGNETAAVGRITSSSADSKEDVASTSKDNLAEKAKEKMETHNEKTDNTEGCKFAKDLPSFLVPSFPHSLGKELPQPELPSALENQQNNSTKKADKPAPNGEENVSPFGIKLRRTNYSLRFHYDQQAEQRKKKRYSAGDSFDGVPDPLVTTEGEKESPVFAPQESTSPGMGRVNVPGNLKDSKDSSITVVEISQPASTPVVLPATGHSALPHHEKPACKSLVPQKPALAPKPTSQTPPSSPLSKINRSNLADMLAQRLVKAESEGGWRKEDRANAVHPAPSSEYKTEEEEIREKKSFFPSISIPWREKNDKKPEPLKKEKPVLQSRHSLDGSKLMEKVETSQPLWITLALQKQKGFREQQATREERRQAREAKQAEKLAKENAALSNQSDNKSSSSKTSTLQKSTTQEGEKKIETAVSRLERREQLKKSNTLPTSVTVEISDSVPSTPVAKEVAKRFSTPDANPVSTEPAWLALAKRKAKAWSDCPQIIK, translated from the exons ATGGGCAGTCGAGCTTTTTCCCATGACAGTATTTTTATACCTGATGGGAGAACAGAGAGTGAACAGGCCATCCAAGCAATGTCACAGGAGAACGTTTTAGGAAAAGTTAAAACTCTTCAG TCCACTGACACTCCAGATTTGTTGAGAACAATGAATTTGCCTGGAACAGGAcatgaagtggaagaaaag GTCGCTCCAGTCAAATCATCTCGGCCAAAAAGACAATTTTCCTGTTCTGGCACAATTGAAACAATCAATTTGGATGCAGTTCCCCAGGCTGTTGCTCGTCTAGACAACAGTGCAGCTAAACACAAGCTGTCAGTGAAGCCAAAGAAGCAGAGGATGTCAAGAAAGCACAAGAGATTAACAAAG GGATCACAAAGTTTAACAATAACAGAATTTGAGCCAGAGGACCTAGAAACTCAGTGGTATGGAGACAGATACCCAGATTATAATGGACACATCATAGCAGACAAACTAATCCAGAACACAAATGAGCAGAAGCAGCTTCAGCTggcagaggaaaaaagaattgaAGATCACTGGGGGATCTTAGAGGCTGAAAGGATAAGGCAGATTGTAGAAAtggaagaacaaagagaaatggaagaacaAAGGTGCCAAGAACTTAAGCAGATGCAGAaagaacaggagagaaagcaTTGTGAAGAAGAGAGGAGGCAGTATCTTCTTGAAGAAAAGACATCTTTGAAAATAGAAGAGCAAGCATGCCATAAAGAGGAGAGAAGACtgctggaggctgaaaagaggcaagagctggaggagcagaggtgcCAGGAACTAgagaagcagaggcagaaggagtTGGAGGAGCAACAGGGACAAGAGCTAGAGGAGCAGAAGAGCCAAGAACAAGAGGAGCAAGAGAGACgagagctggaggagcagaagtgCCAGGAACGGGAGGAGCAAGAGAGAcaagagctggaggagcagaagcaCGAGGAACAGGAGGAACAACAGAGACGAGAGTTGGAGGAGCAGCAGCGCCAGGAacaggaggagcagcagagacaagagctggaggagcagaagcgCCAGGAACAGGAGGAGCAAGAGAGAcaagagctggaggagcagaagcgCCAGGAACAGGAGGAACAACAGAGACgagagctggaggagcagaagcgCCAGGAACAGGAGGAACAACAGAGACGAGAGTTGGAGGAGCAGAAGCTCCAGGAACAGGAGGAACAACAGAGACGAGAGTTGGAGGAGCAGAAGTGCCGGGAAGGGGAGGAGCAACAGAGACAAGAGCTTGAGGAGCAGAAGCGCTGGGAACAGGAAGAGCAGAGACGTCAGGAGTTGGAGGAGCAGAAGCATCAGGAATGGGAAGAGCAGAGGCgcaaggagctggaggagaaacagagacaagagctggaagagcagaagaGGCTAGAGCTGGAAGAATTAAGGCAACATGAGATTGAAAAACGTTgtcaagaggaagaagaaagaaattggcTGGAGGAACAAAAAGAACTCAAGgaacaaaataaggaagaaaaacagagacgAGAACTAGAAGAGAAAGAGCTTCAAGAAGCTGAAATTAAACTGAAACAGGAGAAGGAAGCTGAGAGCCTcaaacaacagaagaaacaggaggaacaaAGGCAGCAtttgaaggagaaaggagaaaagatagAGAAGGAACAACCCCAGCAAGTAAtagataagaaaaagaaatgggaagagcACAGAAAACACAAGCTCACAAAACAAATGCACATGGAAAGTGCAGAGAGTGTGCAACAAGATGAACTGAAGCAGCCAAAGGAACAAAATGAACAAGAATGGAACAAGTTAGAAGAGCACAAGGTAGACATAAAAGGACAACATCttcagcaaaaccaagaaaaatccTTGGAACAGCAACAGGACAAGGATCGGTTGTGTTCTGGAGGGTCTGATAGCCATCCAGTAGAGGAGAAGCTCCAAGAAGGATCAAGATCTCAGAAAGTCAAACATCCagaaaaagggaataaaacaGCAGAAGTCCTAGCCCAGAAACTGAAGAGAGAAGTTGAGGCTCAGGAACAAAAACGAATAGGGGAAGAACTTCGGTGGCAAGAGGTAGATGAAAGACAAACTGCATCCAGACCCTTCACGTTTCAAGTGTCTTCTGGAGATAAACAGATCATATTTCAGAAAGTAAATCTGAGTCCAGTCATGCCTGTCAAAGGAGCAGGAATCTCTTCTCCATCTGTCAAAGACAGCAGGATGCATACTGCCACCAAGGGCTCTCATACACTCCCGTCATCTGTGTGTGTACCCCATACAGCTATTTTGGTTACTGGAGCACAGCTGTGTGGCACAGCAGTTAACTTGAACCAGATAAAGGACACAGCTTGTAAATCATTACTTGGCttaacagaagagagaaaaaatgtggatATTCCTTCACCAGAGAAGGCTCGGAAGAAACCCCAGGATCCCAAATCCAGCAGCAGTAAAATGAAATATGCACAAGAGACATTGAACAACCAGGCTGTACTAGCTGAGTGGGCCTCTATCCGCTCCAGAATCCTAAAGAacgcagaaaacagtaaatacaACGAGAGAGACCGAGTAAGTGTCTGCAGACACAGTGATGACTGGACACCCCGAGGACGGGGTGCTCCTCATGGCAACTTGAGGAAGACCCTCTCTGCAAATGCAAAGTTCTCAATAACACCAGCATGGCAGAAATTTTCAGAAGCTTCAAAAACCAATTCAGATGCTGAGAACATAAATGCGGTGAAAGGCAATGAAACAGCGGCTGTGGGAAGAATCACCAGCTCATCCGCTGATTCGAAGGAGGATGTGGCTTCCACTTCTAAGGATAATTTAGCTGAAAAGGCTAAGGAGAAAATGGAAACCCATAATGAAAAAACAGACAACACAGAAGGCTGTAAATTTGCAAAAGATCTTCCGTCTTTCCTTGTTCCAAGTTTTCCTCATTCTCTGGGTAAAGAGTTACCCCAGCCAGAATTGCCCAGTGCTCTGGAAAATCAGCAGAATAACAGCACAAAAAAAGCAGATAAACCAGCAccaaatggagaagaaaatgtttctccttttgGGATAAAGTTACGAAGGACAAACTACTCTTTACGTTTCCATTACGATCAACAGgcagagcaaaggaaaaagaaaagatacagtGCAGGAGATAGTTTTGATGGTGTGCCTGACCCACTAGTTACgacagaaggggagaaagaatCTCCTGTTTTTGCTCCACAAGAGAGTACATCCCCTGGTATGGGGAGAGTGAATGTCCCTGGTAATTTAAAAGACTCAAAAGACTCTTCAATTACTGTGGTGGAGATCTCACAACCAGCGAGCACACCAGTGGTTCTACCAGCCACTGGCCACAGTGCTTTACCCCATCATGAGAAACCAGCATGCAAGTCATTGGTCCCACAGAAACCTGCTTTAGCTCCAAAGCCCACCAGCCAGACGCCACCATCgtctcctctctctaaaattaaCAGATCAAACCTAGCTGATATGCTGGCGCAAAGGTTGGTTAAAGCCGAATCAGAGGGTGGCTGGAGAAAAGAGGACAGAGCGAATGCGGTGCACCCCGCACCATCCAGTGAGTACAAAACGGAAGAGgaagaaatcagagaaaagaaGTCCTTTTTCCCATCTATAAGTATtccatggagagaaaaaaatgacaaaaagcctGAGCCACTGAAGAAAG aaaagcccGTCCTCCAGAGCAGGCACTCTTTAGATGGCTCTAAATTGATGGAAAAAGTTGAAACTTCACAACCACTTTGGATTACATTAGCGCTGCAAAAGCAAAAGGGATTTCGTGAGCAGCAAGCTacaagggaagagaggagacaAGCCAGAGAGGCGAAGCAAGCAGAGAAGCTGgctaaagaaaat GCTGCTCTAAGTAATCAGTCAGataataaaagcagcagcagcaaaacaagcaCACTGCAGAAATCTACAActcaagaaggggaaaagaaaattgaGACTGCTGTGTCAAGACTAGAAAGAAGGGAGCAGCTAAAAAAGTCCAACACCCTTCCAACTTCTGTGACAG TGGAAATTTCAGATTCTGTTCCATCAACCCCAGTGGCAAAGGAGGTGGCCAAGAGATTCTCTACGCCTGATGCTAACCCTGTGTCAACAGAACCAGCCTGGCTTGCGTTAGCCAAGAGGAAAGCAAAAGCCTGGAGTGACTGTCCACAGATCATAAAGTAA